A single genomic interval of Littorina saxatilis isolate snail1 linkage group LG17, US_GU_Lsax_2.0, whole genome shotgun sequence harbors:
- the LOC138953236 gene encoding uncharacterized protein codes for MVAFSNMAYNKNRWCHPVIGDEAACGGTWTSPTGIIRSPNFPNDYNNNLDCVYVITAPDVWPEGNHVTLTFTAFDLEVHANCSYDYVEIRDGDSDTSATFRRHCNITLPFTLRSSENQMWIKFVTDGSVNKTGFSAAYTTDCGRTWTSPTGIIQSPNFPNNYSNNLNCVNVISAPEGRRVTLKFTAFNLEANANCSYDYVGIRDGSSENSGLLGIYCDALSPFTVESSGQKMWINFVTDHSINSTGFNATYARVCGETFTAPTGTIQSPNFPNNYDNNLNCVYVITAPEGHRVTLRFTSFSLEAHANCSYDYVRIRDGSSETSGFLGIYCDALSPFTVASSGNQLWITFVTDTSRNSTGFIATYTGDYVQTSTTSAPITISTPSTTSTSATISTSRITFPSMTTATHRPIRTTSTTRLLTTPSTTTPASTTITTTTTEHVVLATSKELPFDTDGSQELTLTCSVDTVSQVREYGWSVTCEPQTGNTCLFLPQLEDDGKMVTCTVTLKDGGSAAGSLKMELDYPPHTTPFINGYTKGEVLKAGNDLRVTCSVHGGKPLVKNVIFSCDGHPDTAPDITSQIEVLSVLQFKPVTMEDDGKRCVCTAEWKNTDWYRLSVTTILTVNATQEEGNEEQKAWRVPVIAGAVGTGVVIIIVIIVVVVVVFRRRNDQRTYDRPGKTGNSTQAQASPYSGLPPVDGQPFVVSNRSFDPIATPDDGAADNNRNSLYDEIGEVSDAPPVPSRRPASTGSTDSYILPVTEPEHDYIECIGP; via the exons ATGGTAGCATTCAGCAACATGGCCTACAATAAGAACCGTTGGTGCCACCCGGttattggcgatgaag CAGCATGTGGCGGGACATGGACATCACCAACGGGTATCATCCGGTCCCCAAACTTTCCCAACGACTACAACAACAACCTAGACTGTGTTTACGTCATCACGGCGCCTGATGTTTGGCCTGAAGGCAATCACGTCACTCTAACGTTCACAGCCTTTGACCTCGAAGTCCACGCTAACTGTTCGTACGACTATGTTGAG ATTCGAGATGGTGACAGTGACACGTCTGCAACCTTTCGTAGACACTGCAACATAACACTTCCGTTCACTCTTCGTTCGTCTGAAAACCAGATGTGGATCAAGTTCGTCACGGATGGCTCTGTCAACAAAACAGGCTTTAGTGCTGCGTATACGACAG ACTGTGGCAGAACATGGACCTCACCAACAGGTATCATCCAGTCCCCCAACTTTCCCAACAACTATTCCAACAACCTGAACTGTGTTAATGTCATCAGTGCGCCTGAAGGCCGTCGCGTCACGCTAAAGTTCACAGCTTTCAACCTGGAAGCCAACGCTAACTGTTCCTATGACTATGTGGGG ATCCGAGATGGAAGCAGCGAAAATTCCGGGCTCTTGGGCATTTATTGCGACGCTTTATCTCCGTTCACTGTTGAATCGTCTGGGCAAAAGATGTGGATCAACTTCGTCACGGATCACTCCATAAATAGTACAGGATTCAATGCTACGTATGCAAGAG TCTGTGGAGAAACGTTTACGGCACCAACGGGGACCATCCAGTCCCCCAACTTTCCAAACAACTACGACAACAACCTGAACTGTGTTTACGTCATCACGGCGCCGGAAGGTCATCGCGTCACTCTGAGGTTCACATCGTTTAGCCTTGAAGCTCACGCCAATTGCTCATATGACTATGTCCGG ATCCGAGATGGAAGCAGCGAAACTTCCGGGTTCTTGGGCATTTACTGCGACGCATTATCTCCGTTTACTGTTGCTTCGTCTGGAAACCAGTTGTGGATCACCTTCGTCACGGATACCTCCAGAAACAGTACAGGGTTCATTGCCACGTATACAGGAG ATTATGTGCAGACCAGTACAACCAGCGCACCCATTACCATCAGCACACCAAGTACAACCAGCACATCTGCCACAATCAGCACATCTAGAATAACTTTCCCGTCCATGACAACCGCAACACACAGACCAATCAGAACAACCAGCACAACTAGACTACTAACCACACCCAGTACAACCACCCCAGCCAGCACAACCATCACAACTACTACAACTGAGCACGTCGTGCTCGCAACATCTAAAGAACTTCCCTTCGACACCGATGGGTCTCAAGAACTGACCTTGACCTGTAGTGTTGACACGGTCAGCCAGGTCAGGGAGTATGGATGGAGCGTGACATGCGAACCGCAGACTGGAAACACGTGTCTCTTTTTACCACAGCTAGAGGATGATGGAAAAATGGTCACGTGCACGGTGACGTTGAAAGATGGTGGATCGGCCgcgggaagtcttaaaatggaactGGATT ATCCACCCCACACAACTCCGTTCATCAACGGGTACACGAAAGGTGAGGTGCTGAAGGCAGGGAACGACCTCAGAGTCACGTGTTCGGTCCATGGCGGCAAACCGCTGGTCAAAAACGTCATCTTCTCCTGTGACGGACACCCAGACACGGCGCCCGACATCACTAGTCAGATCGAGGTGCTCAGCGTGCTCCAGTTCAAGCCTGTGACGATGGAAGACGACGGAAAAAGATGCGTTTGCACGGCGGAGTGGAAGAACACAGACTGGTACCGTCTGAGTGTGACCACCATTTTGACCGTCAATG CAACCCAGGAAGAAGGTAACGAGGAGCAGAAAGCATGGAGGGTACCCGTGATAGCTGGGGCTGTGGGCACTGgtgttgtcatcatcatcgtcataatcgttgtcgtcgttgttgtatTCAGAAGAAGAAACG ATCAGCGCACTTACGACAGACCAGGGAAGACAGGAAACAGCACCCAGGCCCAAGCGAGTCCTTACTCTGGTCTTCCCCCCGTGGACGGTCAACCCTTTGTCGTCAGCAACAGATCTTTCGATCCCATCGCTACTCCTGACGATGGAGCTGCTGACAACAACCGCAACTCTCTGTATGATGAAATCGGCGAGGTGTCCGATGCCCCTCCAG TGCCGAGCCGACGACCAGCATCCACTGGTTCCACAGACAGCTATATCCTACCCGTCACCGAACCAGAACACGACTACATCGAATGTATCGGGCCTTAG